GGGTACTCCCGATCCCCAATAGTGAGTTCGCCCGGCGTCGCCACCACGCGCCACGCCACCGCGAAAGCAATCAGCAGCCCAAGCGCGATCCAGACCGCATCGTGGGCCAAGACGCGCTGCGCTAGTGCGGCAAATGTCGCTGCCCCAGACGCCCTGACGTGCAGTCGGGGGGGCATTCTGGTCAAGCGCCCCGTCCGTTCAGGCAGGCTGGCGCTCATCGGTGAGTTTGCGTTGGGTCTACGGCAGCCGGAGACCTAGCCACCGCACATGGAAGCCTAGCCTCCGGCGATCGCCGGCGCGGCTTCGGGCGCCGAAGGCTCGAGCAGGCTTGCGTCGATCGGCGCGGTTGACCCGCCGGCGGTGAATAGCCTGGCGGGAAGCTCGGCGACGCCGGTGTCGACCGGTGCGGCACCGGTTTCGCCCGCGTCAAGTTGGCCCTTCCGAAAGTCGAGCATGTGGCCCACGATGTAGCGCGACCCGCGCACCACGTAGTAGAGGAAGTGGTCGCGGCTCTTGCCCGCATGCAGCAGCTTGCGGGTCACGTAGCGCGGGGTGAGGAAGCTGGTGTAGAGCGACTGCACCAGGCCCATGATTTCCGCCGTCGGAATTGGCGAGCGCAGCACAGGTTCGCGCATGTCGTAGCGTTCCCAGTGCTCCGGGCCGTCGAAGCGGAGCCAGTCGTGCTCGCGCGCCTGGGCGTAGAGCTGGGTGCCCGGGTAGGGAATGACGATGGTGCCTTGCAGGGTATTGATCCAGCCGCGGTCGAAGGTCTCGCGCGTGAAGTCGATGGTCCGCTTCGCCTCGTCGAACGTCTCCCACGGGTAGCCGACCATGCAGGTCACGTGGGGTTCCAGCCCGGCTTCGCTGGCCCACTTCACCGATTCCCATTGCTGGCGAACCGTCGTGCCCTTGTTGAGCAGATCGAGAGAGCGTTGATTGGCCGACTCGATGCCGTAGAGGATGAAGCGAAAATTGCTGGCTCCCAGCATGTCGTATTCGGCCTGGGACAGGGCATCGGCCCGCATGTTGCAGCCCATCATCAGGACCTGATGCAGACCACGCTCGCGGAACCCGGTGCAAAAGTCCGTCAGCCAGCGTCCCGCGGGGAAGGTGCCCGTGTCGTCGAACACTTCCTCGACGCCGAGATCGACGAGTTGCTCCAGCTCGTCCAGATAGTCGTCAACGGGCCTGACCGACCACGTCGGAAGCATGCTGGTCCAGGAGCAGAAGGTGCACCCCCCGCCACCGCGCCGCGGGCCGCCGGGCACCCGCCGCCGCCACCAGCAGTCGGCACTGCTCGCCCCGGTGGCCCAGCCATAGGTGCCCTTCTTCAGAAAGTTGCCGTTGCGATAGGCATAGAGCTCCCACTTGGCCAGCCGGCGGTCGATGTGCGGCCGGACCGCTTCCCGGACCGGCGGGTCGGGCTCTTCGCCGGAGTTGACGATCTCGGTCTCGTCATGGCGCCAGAACACGCCGCCTCCAAGGTCGTCTCGACCTTCCAGGAAATCGGCAAGATTCAAGATGGCGAAATCGAACTGGCCGCCCCGGATCACATAGTCGACCGGGCAAAAGAGAAACGGCTCTTCGGGAAACGCGGTGACATGGTCGCCCACCAGCGCGATGGTCATGGACGGAAATCGCGACTTGAGGTCGCCGATCGCTTGGTAGAGCGGTGGCGCGCTGGGCGTCTTGGTTTCGATCATCATCAGGTCGGGACGCGCCAGCTCGATCTCTCGGCAGTAGGCTTCCCAGTCCCAGCCTTCGGCAATCCCGTCCAGCCAGACGGCCTCGTGGCCATGCCGTTGCAGCAGCGTGGCCGCCAGCGCCGGCAGCACGGGAAAGATGACCGTCGCGTTGTCGCCGACGAACCGGTTCAGCGCGCCCACGAGCCCGCTGCCCTCGCTGCGGCCCGTCGAAAAGACCTGATATTGCCGGTTTTGACTGAGAAGCGGGATGCCCTTGGCGCTCTCGAACGGCGGAAAGCTGATGGCAACTCTCACGCGGGTTTATCGTTCCAAGGGTGGTGAAGCGGCAGCATCAATGGACTGGCGTCAGGCTTGTTCCGCCGCGCAACACGTCGGCTTTATGATTCTAGAACACCATGGGTGACTTCGAACCCCCGCCCAAAGCGCCAATTACAGACGGTCACGGACGCCAGGCGCCGCCTGCGTCAGCATTCGTGGACGTGTCGATCATCATCGTCGCGGCGCGCCAGACGGCTTACCTCGACGAGGCGCTGTCGGCAATCGCGCGCCTGAAACGTCCGCCTCGGGAGACGATCGTCGTCCTCGACGAGGAGCCGCCGGGTGATCTGGGGTCAGTCCGGTGCATCGTTAGTGGTCCGACGGGTCCGGCGCAAAAGCGAGACATGGCTGCGGCGGCCGCCGACGGCGCGTGGGTGACGTTTCTCGATGACGACGCGTATCCCGCCCCCGGCTGGCTCGAAGCATCGGCGCCCCACTTCGAGAATCCAGCCGTGTCGGCGGTCGGCGGTCCGGGCGTCACCCCGCCAAACGACGGATTCCGCGCGCAGGTCTCCGGGTGGACCTACGCCTCATGGATCGTGTCCGGTCCCACGCGTTTCCGCTATGTGCCGGGTCGGCGCCGCGCCGTGGACGACTATCCGTCGATGAATCTCATGGTCCGCCGCTCGGCGTTCGAGGCCGTTGGCGGGTTCGACAGCGCCTTTTATCCCGGGGAGGACACCAAGTTGTGCCTGGAGATCGTTCGCCGCGGCGGCGGCATCGTGTATGAGCCCGGCGCGCTCGTCTATCACCATCGACGGCCGGTGATGCGAGGGCACCTGCGGCAGATCGCGCACTACGGGCGGCATCGCGGCTATTTCGCCCGCGTGTTTCCGGAAACCTCGCGCCGGCTTCAATACTTCATTCCCAGCCTGTGGCTGCTGTGGCTGGTCATCGCCGCGCTGGCGTCAGTTTGGGTTGAGCCGATTCGGTGGGTGTTGCTTGGCAGCCTGGCGCTCTATGGCCTTGCGGTAGGTGGAAGCGCGATTCACGCGATGCACGGATCGGGCAGCGTGGGGATCGGAGCGGCGGTGATCCCCACGATCGTCGCCAGCCACCTGTGCTACGGCTGGCACTTCTTGGGCGGTTTGGTGCGGCCGCGTCCTCCGTCGTCCTAGCCCGTTTTCCAATTGG
The genomic region above belongs to Chloroflexota bacterium and contains:
- a CDS encoding B12-binding domain-containing radical SAM protein; this encodes MRVAISFPPFESAKGIPLLSQNRQYQVFSTGRSEGSGLVGALNRFVGDNATVIFPVLPALAATLLQRHGHEAVWLDGIAEGWDWEAYCREIELARPDLMMIETKTPSAPPLYQAIGDLKSRFPSMTIALVGDHVTAFPEEPFLFCPVDYVIRGGQFDFAILNLADFLEGRDDLGGGVFWRHDETEIVNSGEEPDPPVREAVRPHIDRRLAKWELYAYRNGNFLKKGTYGWATGASSADCWWRRRVPGGPRRGGGGCTFCSWTSMLPTWSVRPVDDYLDELEQLVDLGVEEVFDDTGTFPAGRWLTDFCTGFRERGLHQVLMMGCNMRADALSQAEYDMLGASNFRFILYGIESANQRSLDLLNKGTTVRQQWESVKWASEAGLEPHVTCMVGYPWETFDEAKRTIDFTRETFDRGWINTLQGTIVIPYPGTQLYAQAREHDWLRFDGPEHWERYDMREPVLRSPIPTAEIMGLVQSLYTSFLTPRYVTRKLLHAGKSRDHFLYYVVRGSRYIVGHMLDFRKGQLDAGETGAAPVDTGVAELPARLFTAGGSTAPIDASLLEPSAPEAAPAIAGG
- a CDS encoding glycosyltransferase yields the protein MSIIIVAARQTAYLDEALSAIARLKRPPRETIVVLDEEPPGDLGSVRCIVSGPTGPAQKRDMAAAAADGAWVTFLDDDAYPAPGWLEASAPHFENPAVSAVGGPGVTPPNDGFRAQVSGWTYASWIVSGPTRFRYVPGRRRAVDDYPSMNLMVRRSAFEAVGGFDSAFYPGEDTKLCLEIVRRGGGIVYEPGALVYHHRRPVMRGHLRQIAHYGRHRGYFARVFPETSRRLQYFIPSLWLLWLVIAALASVWVEPIRWVLLGSLALYGLAVGGSAIHAMHGSGSVGIGAAVIPTIVASHLCYGWHFLGGLVRPRPPSS